A single region of the Kwoniella botswanensis chromosome 1, complete sequence genome encodes:
- a CDS encoding ribosomal protein S18 — translation MVRPPISIRLLHTSLAHRTPTGAGPSTTARDSLASVLSSASADEATRRLFDSMTSRVRTEADEKRKAFRAGSYAPPHSLTSSSLYPEPRPYAKAPLLGPSKKIATKIDPFHLSQTSPLDYDLNPHFALQFVNPMGKIKSRAETGLTWKNQRKIGKLVRRSRAMGLISRWSNQPVQGGVATSDGRIIGRY, via the exons ATGGTACGGCCACCAATCTCGATCCGACTACTCCACACCTCCCTTGCTCATCGCACACCGACGGGTGCTGGTCCAAGTACTACCGCGAGAGACTCTTTGGCTTCTGTATTGTCTTCCGCTTCTGCCGATGAAGCTACCAGACGATTATTCGATAGTATGACTAGCAGAGTCAGGACAGAGGCGGATGAGAAGCGGAAAGCATTCAGAGCTGGCTCG TACGCTCCACCTCATTCCCTaacttcctcctcacttTACCCGGAACCTCGACCCTACGCCAAAGCTCCCCTACTAGGACCTTCCAAAAAGATAGCGACCAAGATCGATCCATTCCACCTCTCCCAGACCTCTCCATTGGATTACGATCTCAATCCTCATTTCGCACTGCAGTTCGTCAATCCAATGGGTAAAATTAAATCTAGAGCCGAGACTGGTTTGACGTGGAAGAATCAGAGAAAGATAGGTAAATTAGTGAGAAGGTCCAGAGCAATGGGATTGATATCGAGATGGTCCAATCAACCTGTTCAAGGTGGGGTGGCAACCAGTGATGGAAGGATTATAGGTAGATATTAG